The proteins below come from a single Acidobacteriota bacterium genomic window:
- a CDS encoding transcriptional coactivator p15/PC4 family protein, which produces MDARDLIGSVEKNSAEIVRVGISRFKGNTYVDIRLWLLNEGGKDPVPTKKGLCLRPEIIEELLPMLEKAVVKAQRIEPSAHEERSML; this is translated from the coding sequence ATGGACGCTCGTGACTTGATCGGTTCCGTTGAAAAGAATTCCGCGGAGATTGTCAGGGTCGGAATCTCGCGGTTCAAAGGAAACACCTATGTCGACATCAGGCTCTGGCTTCTCAATGAAGGAGGGAAAGATCCGGTGCCGACAAAGAAGGGTCTTTGCCTGAGGCCCGAAATTATCGAGGAGCTCCTCCCGATGCTGGAGAAGGCCGTTGTCAAGGCCCAGAGAATTGAACCGTCGGCTCACGAAGAACGCTCAATGCTCTAA
- a CDS encoding HK97 gp10 family phage protein, which produces MKVTVTIKGEDEIRKALKKMSKEVRKQVAGEIAATALDIQAEAKRNLDEVKAIDTGELRKKTIVEFSTDKMEAEVGTTAPHGKWVEFGTKHTTKMPPPDALEHWARWHGMEGAEFAIAKNILKRGGLPARPWLFPAFEKHAGPFFERIKKILKDII; this is translated from the coding sequence GTGAAGGTCACTGTCACCATCAAGGGCGAGGATGAGATCCGGAAGGCCCTGAAGAAGATGTCAAAAGAGGTCCGAAAACAAGTTGCGGGTGAAATCGCGGCCACCGCTCTTGACATTCAGGCGGAGGCAAAGCGCAATCTCGATGAAGTCAAGGCCATCGATACGGGGGAGCTGAGAAAGAAGACCATTGTAGAATTTTCAACCGATAAAATGGAAGCCGAGGTCGGCACGACGGCGCCTCATGGGAAGTGGGTTGAGTTTGGTACGAAACACACGACAAAGATGCCGCCGCCGGACGCCCTGGAGCACTGGGCGCGGTGGCACGGCATGGAGGGGGCGGAATTCGCGATCGCAAAGAACATCCTGAAACGCGGCGGGCTTCCGGCTCGGCCGTGGCTGTTTCCGGCCTTCGAGAAACATGCGGGGCCGTTCTTTGAGCGAATCAAGAAGATACTCAAGGACATCATTTAA
- a CDS encoding phage tail tape measure protein gives MTLKQLLIKIGANVAEFESKISGAEKKFDAVGKKMTSIGKTMTAAVTLPIMAVGAAALKAGIDVDKGMDAIRIGTGLTGDALKSVQQSAREVAKTVPQSILEVSRAVADLNTRTGATGPVLEDLAKRTLDAARMMGVDSSALIASFTRTLGDWGIELEDAPDALDKLFTASQVTGIGLDRLNAQIVQYGAPLRQMGFSFEEAAAMVGKFEKEGVNAELVMGSLRKALGKMARDGEPVIETFQRTVDAIKNAGDTSEANRLALELFGAVAGPDMAAAIREGRLEVGDLVKTIEGSSGAVKSATDDTRGFSEMWGETKNRLMLALEPIGTKLLTLAENYLPKLIGMVEKVFGWFERLPSPVQDVIMVVGGLAAAAGPVLIVLGKVVALFPTIVAGLGAVKTALLGTLGPWALVAGAAVAAGIAFGKARKEYQDMNELYQREIEETGRKTSKFERILGSADAAIRRFTGGVSDAALAKELMARKQAEATQSTEELNAKVEESEPILAAMKDAVAAVGLKWEDVTAESGDAMAQYQELLAGMTEAQRQATSEFNALMTSEVEMTRVSIGEKVEAREGGAKKEIEIEEGKTAVLASLHQNAVAAAYQTALHGYEIQTQAYEEFNDARYAAAEETAQRLTGLEDLAYKEIMKIHENFMGDSMSAFVDWCTGKESLLDGVAGAFMGMANDAIGSLKKLMAQEAISKMATFASSKAKAISGVISSVMTSLPFPLNVAAVGGAIALVSRLFSAIKLGEGGIVTRPTFAMVGEKGPEAVIPLDKAGALAGVGGGVNVKAYFYGDIHNAGDLDEISKRLAQRVTRAVQGGRA, from the coding sequence GTGACTCTAAAACAACTGCTTATTAAGATCGGCGCCAACGTTGCCGAGTTTGAATCGAAGATCTCCGGTGCCGAGAAAAAATTTGATGCCGTCGGCAAAAAGATGACCTCGATTGGAAAGACGATGACGGCGGCTGTCACGCTCCCGATCATGGCCGTCGGCGCGGCCGCGTTGAAAGCCGGCATCGACGTTGACAAGGGCATGGACGCGATCCGCATCGGAACCGGCCTGACCGGAGATGCGCTGAAGAGCGTTCAGCAATCCGCCCGGGAAGTTGCGAAGACCGTCCCGCAGAGCATCCTTGAAGTCTCTCGGGCGGTCGCGGATCTCAACACGCGGACGGGCGCGACGGGTCCGGTTCTCGAAGATCTGGCGAAACGGACGTTGGACGCGGCCCGGATGATGGGCGTGGATTCGTCGGCGCTCATTGCCTCTTTTACGCGGACTCTCGGCGATTGGGGGATTGAATTAGAAGACGCTCCGGATGCTCTTGATAAACTCTTTACGGCCAGTCAGGTGACGGGGATCGGCCTCGATCGGCTCAACGCGCAGATCGTCCAATATGGCGCGCCTCTCCGCCAGATGGGGTTCTCTTTCGAGGAAGCGGCGGCGATGGTCGGTAAGTTCGAGAAAGAGGGCGTCAACGCCGAGTTGGTCATGGGATCATTGAGGAAGGCGCTCGGAAAGATGGCGAGAGACGGCGAGCCGGTCATAGAGACGTTCCAGCGGACGGTCGATGCGATTAAAAACGCCGGCGACACTTCGGAGGCGAACCGCCTGGCGCTTGAGCTGTTCGGCGCGGTGGCGGGTCCGGACATGGCCGCGGCGATCCGCGAAGGCCGCCTTGAGGTCGGGGACCTGGTCAAAACAATCGAGGGTTCAAGCGGTGCCGTCAAGAGCGCGACGGATGACACGCGAGGCTTTTCCGAGATGTGGGGTGAGACGAAAAACCGCCTCATGCTGGCCCTGGAGCCGATTGGGACAAAACTCTTGACCCTAGCCGAGAATTATCTTCCGAAACTGATCGGGATGGTTGAGAAAGTCTTTGGATGGTTCGAGCGTCTTCCCTCGCCGGTTCAAGACGTGATCATGGTCGTCGGGGGCCTCGCGGCCGCGGCCGGGCCTGTTCTTATTGTCCTGGGGAAAGTCGTTGCGCTGTTCCCGACGATTGTCGCCGGACTCGGGGCCGTAAAGACGGCGCTTCTCGGTACTCTCGGCCCGTGGGCTCTTGTCGCGGGCGCGGCCGTGGCGGCGGGCATCGCATTTGGCAAAGCCCGGAAAGAATATCAGGACATGAATGAACTCTATCAACGCGAGATAGAGGAAACGGGTCGCAAGACGTCGAAGTTCGAGCGGATCTTGGGAAGCGCAGATGCGGCGATCCGGAGGTTCACGGGCGGAGTCTCCGACGCAGCGCTGGCGAAAGAACTCATGGCGCGGAAACAGGCCGAGGCGACGCAATCGACGGAAGAACTCAACGCGAAGGTCGAAGAATCCGAACCGATCCTGGCGGCCATGAAAGACGCCGTGGCGGCCGTCGGTCTCAAGTGGGAAGACGTGACCGCAGAGTCGGGCGATGCGATGGCGCAATATCAAGAACTACTCGCCGGCATGACCGAGGCCCAGAGACAGGCTACCTCGGAGTTCAACGCCCTGATGACCTCTGAGGTCGAAATGACCCGCGTGTCGATCGGCGAGAAAGTCGAGGCCAGAGAAGGCGGGGCCAAGAAAGAGATCGAGATTGAAGAAGGAAAAACGGCCGTTCTCGCCAGCCTGCATCAGAACGCCGTGGCGGCCGCCTATCAGACCGCGCTTCACGGCTACGAGATCCAGACCCAAGCCTACGAGGAATTCAATGATGCGCGTTATGCGGCGGCGGAAGAAACGGCCCAACGGCTGACAGGCCTGGAGGATTTGGCTTACAAAGAGATAATGAAGATCCACGAAAACTTCATGGGAGACTCAATGTCGGCGTTCGTGGATTGGTGCACGGGCAAAGAGTCGCTTCTGGATGGCGTCGCCGGGGCCTTCATGGGTATGGCAAACGATGCGATCGGGTCGCTGAAAAAGCTTATGGCACAAGAGGCGATCAGTAAAATGGCAACCTTCGCGTCCAGCAAGGCGAAGGCGATTTCCGGCGTCATCAGCTCGGTTATGACGTCGCTTCCGTTCCCGCTCAACGTCGCGGCCGTCGGCGGCGCAATCGCTCTCGTCTCGCGTCTTTTCTCCGCGATCAAACTTGGAGAAGGCGGCATCGTCACGCGGCCGACTTTTGCGATGGTCGGAGAAAAAGGCCCGGAGGCGGTGATCCCGCTCGATAAGGCGGGGGCCCTGGCCGGCGTCGGCGGGGGGGTCAACGTCAAGGCGTATTTTTACGGCGACATCCACAACGCCGGGGATCTGGATGAGATCTCGAAGCGATTGGCGCAGCGCGTCACCCGAGCCGTCCAGGGCGGGAGGGCATGA
- a CDS encoding AAA family ATPase yields the protein MSDQLFQAVLGALILRPELLEASDLTEGDFPAGRTRQTFQEISRTWAERQPREIDPVLLSGSIGGNGAAAFVGSLVDGQIRLEPDAFRGRVLELRRRAITRRIRARLRDQDTLPEIDLTEIRSDLEALDRLAPSSFNPADVLVSGQDLQSREVVVNYAVELAVPARSINMLAAPGGVGKTFFSFGMGNAVSRGEPFLGLATKKRPVYYVDYENPLSLICERARKLNIQAPMFWHLSASTPPPKLDSPAYKLFFELPPGLLIIDTLRAAHDGDENSSQDMSLVMSRLKELREAGFDIFVIHHSPKMNSQTYKGSSAISDLADHVIRLYRTRRSGFDEIQDDDEPGPDARFVLATGKTRYQPFRLFLQFNPDADGFSLAEDPNADALESLSLFIRGAGRGSNQTEIIRWATDTLGVRRRERVIALLKNGEREGRWCSSRGFRGAKTYEPIGP from the coding sequence GTGAGCGACCAATTATTTCAAGCCGTTCTCGGAGCCCTAATCCTCCGTCCGGAGCTCCTCGAGGCCTCAGATCTTACGGAGGGCGATTTCCCGGCTGGGCGAACGCGCCAGACGTTTCAAGAAATATCGAGGACCTGGGCGGAGCGTCAGCCCCGAGAGATTGATCCTGTTCTTCTTTCCGGGTCCATCGGCGGGAATGGCGCGGCGGCGTTTGTTGGAAGTTTAGTCGATGGCCAAATCCGGCTTGAGCCCGACGCATTTCGGGGGCGTGTTCTTGAGCTCCGCCGTCGGGCTATCACGCGCCGGATCCGGGCCCGCCTTCGCGATCAGGACACCCTTCCCGAGATTGACCTCACCGAGATCCGCTCCGACCTCGAGGCCCTGGACCGGCTCGCCCCGAGCTCATTCAACCCCGCCGATGTTCTGGTTTCCGGGCAAGACCTTCAGAGCCGCGAAGTCGTCGTGAACTATGCGGTGGAATTGGCGGTTCCGGCGCGCTCTATCAATATGCTTGCAGCTCCCGGTGGCGTGGGCAAGACCTTTTTCTCGTTCGGCATGGGAAACGCCGTTTCCCGCGGAGAGCCCTTTCTCGGGCTGGCGACAAAAAAGCGCCCGGTCTATTACGTCGATTACGAGAATCCATTGAGCTTGATTTGCGAAAGGGCCAGGAAGCTCAACATCCAGGCCCCCATGTTTTGGCACCTCTCCGCCTCTACCCCCCCGCCGAAATTGGACAGCCCGGCCTATAAACTATTTTTCGAACTCCCGCCCGGTCTGCTAATCATCGACACATTGCGTGCCGCTCACGATGGCGACGAGAACAGCAGCCAGGACATGAGCTTGGTTATGTCGCGGCTCAAAGAGCTGCGCGAGGCGGGTTTTGATATTTTCGTGATCCACCACTCCCCGAAAATGAATTCGCAAACCTATAAGGGTTCAAGCGCCATTTCGGATCTGGCAGATCACGTTATTCGGCTTTACCGAACCCGCCGGAGCGGCTTTGATGAAATTCAAGATGATGATGAGCCGGGCCCGGATGCAAGGTTTGTTCTCGCCACCGGAAAGACCCGCTATCAACCCTTCCGCCTCTTCCTTCAGTTCAACCCCGATGCCGATGGCTTCAGTTTGGCCGAGGACCCCAACGCGGACGCCCTGGAGTCCCTTTCCTTGTTTATTCGCGGCGCCGGCCGAGGCAGCAACCAAACCGAAATTATCCGATGGGCGACGGATACCCTTGGCGTCCGTCGAAGAGAGCGGGTTATCGCTTTATTAAAAAATGGCGAGCGCGAAGGGCGATGGTGTTCTTCCAGAGGATTCAGAGGAGCAAAAACTTATGAGCCGATTGGACCGTGA
- a CDS encoding type II toxin-antitoxin system HicB family antitoxin: MSIKTTWTVSLPFKIRKERSHYISWCYPLDVSSQGKTPEEAIKNLKEALHLFLASCLERGTLDRVLKDCGFVHIPRGSRKYASAKKADDPEISIPLPFMIDEQLAKCHG, from the coding sequence ATGTCAATCAAGACCACATGGACAGTATCTCTGCCTTTTAAGATTCGCAAAGAAAGAAGCCACTATATTTCCTGGTGTTATCCCCTTGACGTGTCTTCCCAGGGGAAAACTCCTGAAGAAGCTATTAAAAATTTAAAAGAAGCCCTGCACCTGTTTTTAGCCAGTTGCCTTGAAAGGGGAACCCTGGATAGGGTTCTTAAAGATTGCGGATTTGTTCATATTCCCAGAGGAAGCCGTAAATACGCATCAGCAAAAAAGGCCGATGATCCGGAAATATCGATCCCCCTGCCTTTTATGATAGATGAGCAACTGGCAAAATGCCACGGCTAA